The Haloarchaeobius amylolyticus genome window below encodes:
- a CDS encoding branched-chain amino acid ABC transporter permease encodes MTESNSNVTRGWRFIADRPAAMVALLVGVLLFVDLLMKLVTTGDDVTIALFLTFLWQGIVIGLVYGLAGIGLSMTYSILNFANFAHGDYITSGAFGGWAATFVVAGLGSHAFGDLVLVGANRIAGTQIGIDIVATPLAILVGLVFAGVLTVVLALVIDRIVYKPMRGQGGISLLIASVGVAFALRNLLLFVFGEANLSVANNTPGKLAVAVPGGTINANYHEIVLVVAAVILMLIVHYLLQSTKLGKAMRAMSDNEDLARVTGIPTERVVKFTWIIGAALAGMAGFLLTLESTTLVYTRGWTLLLFIFAAVILGGIGSTYGAIFGGLIIGLTEKMSLIWLGAELSDLSRAAAFVLMILILLYRPQGLFSGRSTA; translated from the coding sequence ATGACCGAGTCTAATTCGAACGTCACCCGTGGGTGGCGCTTCATCGCCGACCGTCCAGCAGCCATGGTGGCGCTGCTGGTCGGGGTCCTGTTGTTCGTGGACCTCCTGATGAAGCTGGTCACCACGGGTGACGACGTTACCATCGCGCTGTTCCTGACCTTCCTGTGGCAGGGCATCGTGATCGGGCTGGTGTACGGCCTCGCCGGCATCGGCCTCTCCATGACGTACAGTATCCTGAACTTCGCCAACTTCGCACACGGCGACTACATCACGAGTGGCGCCTTCGGTGGGTGGGCCGCGACGTTCGTCGTCGCCGGCCTCGGCAGTCACGCCTTCGGCGACCTCGTGCTGGTGGGTGCGAACCGGATCGCAGGGACACAGATCGGCATCGACATCGTCGCGACGCCGCTTGCCATCCTGGTCGGGCTGGTGTTCGCCGGCGTCCTGACCGTCGTGCTGGCCCTGGTCATCGACCGCATCGTCTACAAGCCGATGCGGGGGCAGGGCGGCATCTCGCTGCTCATCGCGAGCGTCGGTGTGGCGTTCGCGCTGCGCAACCTGCTCCTGTTCGTCTTCGGTGAGGCGAACCTCTCCGTGGCGAACAACACGCCGGGCAAGCTCGCGGTCGCGGTCCCCGGCGGCACCATCAACGCGAACTACCACGAGATCGTCCTCGTGGTGGCCGCGGTCATCCTCATGCTCATCGTCCACTACCTGCTCCAGAGCACGAAGCTCGGGAAGGCGATGCGTGCGATGTCCGACAACGAGGACCTCGCCCGCGTCACCGGCATCCCGACGGAGCGGGTCGTCAAGTTCACGTGGATCATCGGTGCGGCACTCGCGGGGATGGCCGGGTTCCTGCTCACGCTGGAGTCGACCACCCTCGTCTACACGCGCGGGTGGACGCTCCTGCTGTTCATCTTCGCCGCGGTCATCCTCGGTGGTATCGGCTCGACGTACGGGGCCATCTTCGGCGGCCTCATCATCGGCCTGACCGAGAAGATGTCGCTCATCTGGCTGGGTGCCGAACTGAGCGACCTGTCTCGGGCGGCCGCGTTCGTCCTGATGATCCTGATCCTGCTGTACCGGCCGCAGGGTCTGTTCTCGGGGAGGTCGACCGCATGA